Proteins from a single region of Campylobacter sp. RM16704:
- a CDS encoding Mur ligase family protein, whose amino-acid sequence MIEMLAFLSLNFLLGFYLILTLQWYSYKFSRIFLHFAKPLWHLYFLFIPYFAFIFALCDGNFYFYFVIFILSLLYGGYLYKNLDKKLVFTARIKRYFLFLLFFTLIFMSFFWTGLEALIVTFLFSFFVEKINQKYFIKKAGEKINNNYHLKIILITASFGKTSIKNFLYELLKDEFKCYKTPRSINTFMGIVKDINENLQDDTQIYIVEAGAREQNDILEITEFLNPQICIVGEIGLAHLEYFKTQDNIRNAKLQALKSKRLEKYFLHSSTLYENEFYDEYLSDVRASLEGLDFKVRLDDNIYDFHANLLGAFNAYNISVCILLAHYLGIKIENITKCVSNLKAVEHRLQIISKEPKFIIDDGFNGNFNGMSQSYELCKSYQGRKVLVTPGIVEVNEEENIKLCKIINECFNFVIITSETNSAILQKYITLDFFVLKEKSQLVQTLAKLTKNGDLILFSNDAPSFI is encoded by the coding sequence ATGATTGAAATGTTAGCTTTTCTAAGTTTAAATTTTTTACTTGGTTTTTATTTAATTTTAACTTTACAATGGTACTCTTACAAATTCTCACGTATTTTTTTACATTTCGCAAAACCTTTGTGGCATTTGTATTTTTTATTTATTCCTTATTTTGCTTTTATTTTTGCACTTTGTGATGGAAATTTTTATTTTTATTTTGTAATTTTTATTTTGTCCTTACTATATGGTGGATATTTATATAAAAATTTAGATAAAAAATTAGTTTTTACAGCAAGAATTAAGCGTTATTTTTTATTTTTATTATTTTTTACTTTAATATTTATGTCATTTTTTTGGACGGGTTTAGAAGCTTTAATAGTAACTTTTTTATTTAGTTTTTTTGTAGAAAAAATTAACCAAAAATATTTTATAAAAAAGGCAGGTGAAAAAATTAATAATAATTATCATTTGAAAATAATTTTAATTACTGCAAGCTTTGGGAAAACTAGTATTAAAAATTTTTTATATGAGCTTTTGAAAGATGAATTCAAATGTTATAAAACTCCAAGAAGTATTAATACTTTTATGGGCATCGTAAAAGATATTAATGAAAATCTGCAAGATGATACTCAAATTTATATTGTAGAAGCTGGTGCAAGAGAACAAAATGATATTTTAGAAATTACAGAGTTTCTAAATCCTCAAATTTGTATAGTAGGTGAAATTGGTTTAGCACATTTAGAGTATTTTAAAACTCAAGATAATATCCGCAATGCTAAGTTGCAGGCATTAAAATCTAAGCGTTTGGAAAAATACTTTTTACATTCAAGCACCTTATATGAAAATGAATTTTATGATGAGTATTTAAGTGATGTTAGAGCAAGTCTAGAAGGTCTAGATTTTAAAGTAAGATTAGATGATAATATTTATGATTTTCATGCGAATTTATTAGGTGCTTTTAATGCTTATAATATTAGTGTGTGTATTTTACTTGCCCATTATTTAGGAATAAAAATAGAAAATATTACAAAATGTGTATCGAATTTAAAAGCAGTTGAACATCGTTTGCAAATAATTTCTAAAGAGCCTAAATTTATTATAGATGATGGCTTTAATGGAAATTTTAATGGTATGAGTCAAAGTTATGAGCTCTGTAAAAGTTATCAAGGAAGAAAAGTTTTGGTAACTCCTGGTATAGTCGAAGTAAATGAAGAAGAGAATATAAAATTATGTAAAATTATTAACGAGTGTTTTAATTTTGTGATTATTACTTCAGAAACCAATAGTGCAATTTTGCAAAAATACATTACTTTAGATTTTTTTGTATTAAAGGAAAAATCTCAATTAGTGCAAACTTTGGCAAAATTAACCAAAAATGGAGATTTGATTTTATTTTCTAATGATGCACCAAGTTTTATATAA
- the flgH gene encoding flagellar basal body L-ring protein FlgH codes for MKFKNVNFYLLPFVMFGCSATVDPHINMKPPVYVEELAPKQNNNTQSNPGSLFGKGDNPLFSDKKAMNVNDLVTVVIRENATQNSQGSKATSKNNNANLGGGQITTGAGLSKVRDFLNDYTNVGYTTTSTSQYQGTGSQTRSENFQTTISARVIKVLSNGNYFIEGSRELLINGEKQIIQLSGVIRPYDISQDNMIDSKYIADAKILYKTEGDIDKSTRKPWGTKFMETIWPF; via the coding sequence ATGAAATTTAAAAATGTTAATTTTTACTTGTTACCTTTTGTAATGTTTGGTTGTAGTGCAACTGTTGATCCGCATATTAATATGAAACCGCCAGTATATGTAGAAGAATTAGCACCAAAGCAAAACAATAACACTCAAAGTAACCCTGGATCTTTATTTGGCAAAGGGGATAATCCTTTATTTTCCGATAAAAAAGCTATGAATGTTAATGATTTAGTAACAGTAGTTATTAGAGAAAATGCTACACAAAACTCGCAAGGCTCTAAAGCCACAAGTAAAAATAATAATGCCAATTTAGGTGGAGGCCAAATAACTACTGGTGCAGGGCTTAGTAAAGTCAGGGATTTTTTAAATGATTATACTAACGTAGGTTATACAACAACAAGCACTTCGCAATATCAAGGTACAGGTTCTCAAACTAGAAGTGAAAATTTTCAAACTACAATTTCTGCTAGAGTAATTAAAGTTTTGTCAAATGGGAATTATTTCATAGAAGGAAGTCGCGAACTTTTAATCAATGGTGAAAAGCAAATTATTCAACTAAGCGGAGTTATAAGACCTTATGATATTTCTCAAGATAATATGATAGATAGCAAATATATAGCTGATGCAAAAATTCTCTATAAAACAGAAGGCGATATAGACAAATCAACCCGCAAACCTTGGGGAACAAAATTTATGGAAACCATTTGGCCTTTTTAA
- the pta gene encoding phosphate acetyltransferase, whose translation MKSMFLLNCIDENFLQQCLKKIQKEVVFYFPVFCEKTQEKIISICTQKKINIAFFSSFEKNNYQTKFTQNSNNFFKKIIQDYEKIKKENDFVIVVGVDDFGLMGDLSLNIALAKELNAPLYTKSQDENHAMLNFLLSQKLSEFVLLKENEDFTQDLLQEYAYKTQARFSYELFEKAKADKKIVVLPESFDERVLKASEFLMQNEIVDLILLGDSNEICAKANSLNINIDGVRIINPKNSQYNEEFEELLYETRKSKGMSKEEAKKFVQDKTYFATLLVHTQKAHAMISGASTTTAETIRPALQIIKTKPDVSLVSGMFFMSLEDRVLVFADCAVMPNPTPAQIAEIAYVSANSAKAFGLDPKIALLSYSSGDSGSGASVEAIKEATKIAKEKYPHLEIEGPIQFDAAYDMLTAKSKMPNSKVAGRANVYVFPDLNAANICYKAVQRTANSLAIGPILQGLKKPINDLSRGCLVEDIINTVILSAIQAQEQGE comes from the coding sequence ATGAAGTCTATGTTTTTATTAAACTGTATTGATGAGAATTTTTTGCAGCAGTGTTTGAAAAAAATACAGAAAGAAGTGGTTTTTTATTTTCCTGTTTTTTGTGAAAAAACCCAAGAAAAAATAATTTCCATTTGTACGCAAAAAAAAATAAATATAGCTTTTTTTAGCAGTTTTGAAAAAAATAATTATCAGACTAAATTTACCCAAAATTCAAATAACTTTTTTAAAAAAATAATTCAAGATTATGAAAAAATAAAAAAAGAAAATGATTTTGTTATAGTGGTTGGGGTGGATGATTTTGGTTTAATGGGGGATTTGAGTTTAAATATAGCTTTGGCTAAAGAGCTAAATGCTCCATTATACACAAAAAGTCAAGATGAAAACCATGCTATGCTAAATTTCTTACTAAGTCAAAAGCTTAGTGAATTTGTTTTATTAAAAGAAAATGAAGATTTTACTCAAGATTTGTTGCAAGAATATGCTTATAAAACTCAAGCAAGATTTTCTTATGAGCTTTTTGAAAAAGCAAAAGCAGATAAAAAAATAGTAGTTTTACCTGAAAGTTTTGATGAAAGAGTGTTAAAAGCTAGCGAATTTTTAATGCAAAATGAGATTGTTGATTTGATTTTACTAGGTGATAGTAATGAAATTTGTGCTAAAGCTAATAGTTTAAATATCAATATTGATGGTGTGCGTATTATAAATCCTAAAAATTCTCAATATAACGAAGAATTTGAAGAACTTTTATATGAAACTAGAAAAAGTAAAGGCATGAGTAAAGAAGAAGCTAAAAAATTTGTACAAGATAAAACATATTTTGCAACTTTGCTAGTTCATACTCAAAAAGCTCACGCTATGATAAGTGGTGCAAGTACAACTACTGCCGAAACTATTCGTCCTGCATTACAAATTATAAAAACAAAACCTGATGTGAGTTTGGTTTCTGGTATGTTTTTTATGTCTTTAGAAGATAGGGTTTTGGTTTTTGCTGATTGTGCTGTTATGCCAAATCCAACCCCAGCACAAATTGCTGAAATTGCTTATGTGAGTGCAAATAGTGCTAAAGCATTTGGACTTGATCCAAAAATAGCTTTACTCTCATATTCTAGCGGAGATAGCGGGAGTGGAGCTAGTGTAGAAGCAATTAAAGAAGCTACTAAAATAGCTAAAGAAAAATATCCTCACCTTGAAATAGAAGGTCCTATACAATTTGATGCAGCATATGATATGCTAACAGCAAAGAGTAAAATGCCAAATTCTAAAGTAGCAGGAAGAGCAAATGTATATGTGTTTCCTGATTTAAATGCGGCAAATATTTGTTATAAAGCAGTGCAAAGGACAGCAAATTCTTTAGCTATTGGCCCGATTTTACAAGGTCTTAAAAAGCCAATTAACGATTTAAGTAGAGGTTGTTTAGTAGAAGATATTATTAATACTGTGATTTTAAGTGCTATTCAAGCACAAGAACAAGGAGAATAA
- a CDS encoding acetate kinase → MKILVLNSGSSSIKFKFFEKNEALASGLVEKIGEQSSKIELKDLKSGQKYQKELTIKNHEQGIELVNELFAQSGILHDLNELDGCGHRIVHGGPNLTKHCLVDDEVLKEIDRVSHIAPLHNPAHLIGIKTMLKTAPNVPNVTVFDTAFHQSMPDYAYMYALPYEFYEKHQVRKYGFHGTSHSYVSKQAARILGKDINEFNAISAHLGNGASVCAIENGKCVDTSMGFTPLEGLIMGTRCGDIDPAVLPFLAKELNLNPSDLDTIMNKKSGVYGICGFNDFRDIEAQIEKNNEKARLALDMFCYRLSKYIGSYFAILPRVDVLIFTAGIGENDDIVRAKVCQRLAHLGFDIDLDKNAQLRNGEISKKDSKIKILIVPTEEELEIAKITTELIKNK, encoded by the coding sequence ATGAAAATATTGGTTTTAAATTCAGGATCATCTTCGATTAAATTCAAGTTTTTTGAAAAAAATGAAGCTTTAGCATCTGGTTTGGTGGAAAAAATAGGCGAGCAAAGCTCTAAAATAGAACTAAAAGATTTAAAAAGCGGTCAAAAATATCAAAAAGAATTAACAATTAAAAATCATGAACAAGGTATAGAGCTGGTTAATGAACTATTTGCTCAAAGTGGAATTTTACATGATTTAAATGAGCTTGATGGATGTGGTCATAGAATAGTTCATGGAGGTCCAAATTTAACTAAACATTGTTTAGTGGACGATGAAGTTTTAAAAGAAATTGATAGAGTATCTCATATAGCACCTTTACATAATCCTGCACATTTAATTGGTATAAAAACTATGTTAAAAACCGCTCCTAATGTTCCTAATGTAACTGTTTTTGACACAGCTTTTCATCAAAGTATGCCTGATTATGCTTATATGTATGCTTTGCCTTATGAGTTTTATGAAAAACACCAAGTAAGAAAATACGGCTTTCACGGTACATCACATTCTTATGTAAGCAAGCAAGCTGCGCGTATACTTGGTAAAGATATTAATGAATTTAATGCAATTAGTGCTCATCTTGGAAATGGTGCGAGTGTTTGTGCTATAGAAAATGGAAAATGCGTAGATACTTCTATGGGCTTTACTCCGCTAGAAGGTTTGATCATGGGAACTAGATGTGGAGATATCGATCCTGCCGTATTGCCATTTTTAGCAAAAGAATTAAATTTAAATCCGTCTGATTTAGATACTATAATGAATAAAAAAAGTGGTGTTTATGGAATTTGTGGGTTTAATGACTTTAGAGATATTGAAGCTCAAATTGAAAAAAATAATGAAAAAGCAAGACTTGCTCTTGATATGTTTTGTTATCGTTTGAGTAAATATATTGGCTCGTATTTTGCAATTTTACCTAGGGTTGATGTATTGATTTTTACAGCTGGCATAGGCGAAAATGATGATATTGTTAGAGCAAAAGTTTGTCAAAGACTAGCACATTTGGGATTTGATATAGATTTAGATAAAAATGCACAACTTAGAAATGGTGAGATTAGTAAAAAAGACTCTAAAATTAAAATTTTAATTGTTCCAACAGAAGAAGAATTAGAAATAGCTAAAATTACTACAGAACTTATTAAAAATAAATAA
- a CDS encoding MetQ/NlpA family ABC transporter substrate-binding protein, giving the protein MKLLKLLAVSTILGASLFANEVITVGATPVPHAEILEQTKDLLKKEGYTLEIKEFNDYVLPNLSTDSKELDANFFQHQPYLDEFNANKGTKLISVAKIHIEPMAVYSKKYKNIQDLPQNATIAVPNDPTNESRALDIIASTKLVSFENTALKTPLDIKDNPKNIKFKELKAAQLPRALDDVDFAVINSNYALSANLNPVKDSILIESKESPYANILVTTQDNKDNPKIKALIKALQSQKVKDFINEKYQGAVVPAF; this is encoded by the coding sequence ATGAAATTGTTAAAATTGCTCGCTGTAAGCACAATTTTAGGTGCAAGTTTATTTGCTAATGAAGTTATCACTGTAGGTGCCACGCCAGTTCCCCATGCTGAAATTTTAGAGCAAACAAAAGATTTATTGAAGAAAGAGGGCTATACGCTAGAAATTAAGGAATTTAATGACTATGTTTTGCCAAATCTTAGTACAGATAGTAAAGAACTTGATGCAAATTTTTTCCAACATCAGCCTTATTTAGATGAGTTTAATGCTAATAAAGGCACAAAATTAATTAGCGTTGCAAAAATTCACATCGAACCAATGGCAGTTTATTCTAAAAAATATAAAAACATCCAAGATCTTCCACAAAATGCTACCATAGCTGTACCAAATGATCCAACAAATGAAAGTAGAGCTTTGGATATTATCGCTAGTACTAAACTAGTTAGTTTTGAAAATACTGCATTAAAAACTCCACTTGATATTAAAGATAATCCAAAAAATATCAAATTTAAAGAGTTAAAAGCAGCGCAACTTCCAAGAGCTTTAGATGATGTTGATTTTGCAGTGATTAATTCAAACTATGCCTTATCAGCAAATTTAAATCCTGTAAAAGATTCTATTTTAATAGAAAGCAAAGAAAGCCCTTATGCAAATATCTTAGTAACCACTCAAGATAATAAAGACAATCCTAAAATCAAAGCTTTAATAAAGGCTTTACAAAGTCAAAAAGTAAAAGATTTTATCAATGAAAAATACCAAGGTGCAGTAGTTCCTGCATTTTAA
- a CDS encoding glycosyltransferase: MKYKLGILLAATKNSSFTIGTLLINIMDVMSEKVDVFYILHDGFSLNDQNIMQKIVKNKAIKFISFTQEDFLATLGKNQSDINNLFFLKRWTHMAFARFEAFKFLHECESIIYLDFDVLLLKSIDELSKLRARKYHFGARLGRTLLLESLPAKNKFHKKRTYLTGILVFTDFIPNPLRCHQFIYEHLNDNIQNLNDQGLFTLLILENKFKIKDLKDTYNGNIDYRTNISQNASITHAEGSNNRFWNNALCNQTWPKWQEYYEKWLKLGGSKYLDGIKAINTQAKARVRYHLSYKLGYAFIECTKNKKKIPLLPFTLLKIYYRHTKLAKQYQKDLKTKPYLKLPPLSSYDDYKSEGIKNQNTYSYKIGQALIQAQKNWYGGGYIKFTTQLINFAKEYKNKQK; the protein is encoded by the coding sequence ATGAAATATAAACTTGGTATTTTACTAGCAGCAACTAAAAATTCAAGCTTTACCATAGGAACCTTACTCATTAATATCATGGATGTTATGAGTGAAAAAGTAGATGTATTTTATATTTTACACGATGGCTTTAGCTTAAATGATCAAAATATCATGCAAAAAATTGTTAAAAATAAAGCAATTAAATTTATTTCATTTACTCAAGAAGATTTTTTAGCTACTCTCGGTAAAAATCAAAGCGATATTAATAATTTATTTTTTTTAAAAAGATGGACACATATGGCTTTTGCAAGATTTGAAGCTTTTAAGTTTTTGCATGAATGTGAGAGTATTATTTATCTTGATTTTGATGTTTTACTTTTAAAAAGTATAGATGAACTTAGTAAATTAAGAGCTAGAAAATATCATTTTGGTGCAAGATTAGGTAGGACTTTACTTCTTGAAAGCTTACCTGCAAAAAACAAATTCCATAAAAAACGCACATATTTAACTGGAATTTTAGTCTTTACCGATTTTATTCCAAATCCTTTACGATGTCATCAATTTATTTATGAACATTTAAACGATAATATTCAAAATTTAAACGATCAAGGATTGTTTACTTTACTAATTTTAGAAAATAAGTTTAAAATAAAAGATTTAAAAGATACATATAATGGGAACATTGATTATCGAACTAATATATCACAAAATGCTTCCATAACACATGCAGAAGGTAGTAATAATCGTTTTTGGAATAATGCTTTATGCAATCAAACATGGCCTAAATGGCAAGAATACTATGAAAAATGGTTAAAACTAGGTGGAAGTAAATATTTAGATGGAATAAAAGCTATCAATACCCAAGCAAAAGCAAGAGTAAGATATCATTTATCATACAAACTAGGCTATGCTTTTATAGAATGTACTAAAAATAAGAAAAAAATTCCTTTATTACCTTTTACTTTATTAAAGATTTATTATAGACACACAAAACTTGCTAAGCAATATCAAAAAGATTTAAAAACAAAACCCTATCTCAAACTTCCACCTTTATCAAGCTATGATGATTATAAAAGTGAAGGTATAAAAAATCAAAATACCTATTCTTATAAAATAGGACAAGCTCTTATTCAAGCTCAAAAAAATTGGTATGGGGGGGGGTATATAAAATTTACAACACAGCTTATAAATTTTGCCAAAGAATACAAAAACAAACAAAAATAA
- a CDS encoding methionine ABC transporter ATP-binding protein produces MIKIQNLKKYYGKELVINNVSLEVKEGEIYALVGHSGAGKSTLLRCINGLENYQSGSVQVFGKEIATLKEKELRTFRKDIGMIFQHFALMSRKNIFENVAMPLEIHNFDKSKIQKRVNELLDLVGLLAKSKAYPNELSGGQKQRVAIARALALNPKILLSDEATSALDPNTTNNILELIAKINQEFNISVVLVTHEMEAVKQIAQKAVLLEHGQIIGQGKIEELFLKPSEKMREFLGESEFLPQNGINVRLYFCKEKANQSIITHMARSLNIDFNIVWGKIEKLNNNALGNLVINIEAKDQEKVLNYLQENGVIWELV; encoded by the coding sequence GTGATAAAAATACAAAATCTCAAAAAATATTATGGTAAAGAGCTTGTAATTAATAATGTATCACTAGAAGTTAAAGAAGGTGAAATTTATGCCCTTGTTGGACATAGTGGAGCAGGAAAATCTACCTTGTTAAGATGTATTAATGGTTTGGAAAATTATCAAAGTGGTAGTGTGCAAGTTTTTGGCAAAGAAATAGCTACTTTAAAAGAAAAAGAACTAAGAACTTTTAGAAAAGATATAGGAATGATTTTTCAACATTTTGCACTTATGAGTAGAAAAAATATATTTGAAAACGTAGCTATGCCTTTAGAAATTCATAATTTTGATAAAAGTAAAATCCAAAAAAGAGTTAATGAGCTTTTAGATCTTGTGGGACTTTTAGCTAAAAGCAAGGCTTACCCAAATGAGCTAAGTGGAGGACAAAAGCAAAGAGTAGCTATAGCTAGAGCTCTTGCTTTAAATCCTAAAATTCTACTTAGTGATGAGGCTACTTCTGCACTTGATCCAAATACTACAAATAATATTTTAGAACTTATTGCTAAAATCAATCAAGAATTTAATATTAGCGTAGTACTAGTAACTCATGAAATGGAAGCAGTAAAACAAATAGCACAAAAGGCGGTATTGTTAGAACATGGACAAATCATAGGTCAAGGAAAAATTGAAGAATTATTTTTAAAACCAAGTGAAAAAATGCGTGAATTTTTAGGCGAAAGTGAATTTTTGCCACAAAATGGAATTAATGTTCGTTTGTACTTTTGCAAAGAAAAAGCAAATCAAAGCATTATTACTCATATGGCTAGAAGTTTAAATATTGATTTTAACATAGTTTGGGGCAAGATAGAAAAATTAAACAATAATGCTTTGGGAAATTTAGTAATCAATATAGAAGCTAAAGATCAAGAAAAAGTTTTAAATTATCTACAAGAAAATGGTGTTATTTGGGAGCTTGTATAA
- a CDS encoding valine--tRNA ligase, protein MYDKSLEKEYYKICEERGYFEINGNEKIQEKGKNFCIMMPPPNVTGVLHIGHALTCTLQDITTRYKRMDGYKTLYQPGLDHAGIATQNVVEKQLLAQGIKKEELGREEFIKKVWEWKEQSGDTIVKQMRILGITPAWSRLRFTMDEGLVNAVKKAFVDLYDKKLIVRGNYMVNWCTHDGALSDIEVEHKENKGKLYYLKYFLENSQEYIVVATTRPETYFGDSAVMVNPNDERFKHLIGKNVILPLIDRKIPIIADEHVDMEFGTGFVKVTPAHDHNDYEVGLRHKLEFITIFNEKGILNEHCLHFKGLERLKARDIIIKELQEKGFVEKIEDYTNQVGYCYRCKNVVEPYISKQWFVKNEIAKESIEKVNLGYSKFYPTHWINSFNAWMRDLKDWCISRQLWWGHQIPVYYCECSHEWASKETPSQCPKCQSTNFKQDPDVLDTWFSSGLWAMSTLGWGNKDWGKNTLWYEDDLKDFYPNSLLITGFDILFFWVARMMFQSTNVLGELPFKDIYLHALIKDEQGRKMSKSLGNVIDPVQSVDEYSADILRFTLALLAIQGRDIKLSNDKLIQVRNFTNKLYNASKFLLLNEEKFEDLDKNKIQTNLAKYMLSRFEVCVKETRENLDNYRFNDAANTLYRFFWDEFCDWGIELSKAEKSSIKELGSIFKEALKLLNPFMPFISEYLYHELSKTSIQTHESIMISKYPKFNSRDEKIEKLFNIVIESIVSLRRAKTLVELANTKIQKACIKLNDESLTAELKNYTNFISTLAKCENIEFINTNLEKSIRDVSENLEVFIPTQDLDLSGVLNRLNNQKIKLEKEFSKLDAMMKNEKFISNAPVAVVEQNKTQLEGIKTQLEKINDEISNLEGK, encoded by the coding sequence ATGTATGATAAATCATTAGAAAAAGAATATTATAAAATTTGTGAAGAACGCGGATATTTTGAAATCAATGGTAATGAAAAAATTCAAGAAAAAGGTAAAAACTTTTGTATTATGATGCCACCACCTAATGTAACAGGCGTTTTACACATAGGTCATGCTCTAACTTGTACTTTACAAGATATTACAACGCGTTATAAAAGAATGGATGGTTATAAGACTCTTTATCAACCAGGGCTTGATCATGCAGGCATTGCAACACAAAATGTTGTAGAAAAACAACTTTTAGCTCAAGGCATTAAAAAAGAAGAACTTGGTAGAGAAGAATTTATAAAAAAAGTATGGGAATGGAAAGAGCAAAGTGGTGACACTATAGTTAAGCAAATGCGAATTTTAGGTATCACTCCTGCTTGGAGTCGTTTACGCTTTACTATGGATGAAGGTCTAGTAAATGCAGTAAAAAAAGCCTTTGTAGATCTTTATGATAAAAAGCTTATTGTGCGTGGAAATTACATGGTAAATTGGTGCACTCATGATGGAGCATTAAGCGATATAGAAGTAGAACATAAAGAAAATAAAGGAAAATTATATTATTTAAAATATTTCTTAGAAAATTCTCAAGAATACATCGTAGTAGCCACTACAAGACCAGAAACTTATTTTGGCGATAGTGCTGTGATGGTTAATCCAAACGATGAAAGATTTAAACACTTAATAGGCAAAAATGTAATTTTGCCTTTAATAGATAGAAAAATTCCTATTATTGCAGATGAGCATGTGGATATGGAATTTGGAACTGGATTTGTAAAAGTAACCCCTGCACACGATCATAACGACTATGAAGTAGGCTTAAGACATAAACTTGAATTTATTACCATCTTTAATGAAAAAGGTATTTTAAATGAACATTGTTTGCATTTTAAGGGCTTAGAAAGACTAAAAGCAAGAGATATTATTATTAAAGAATTGCAAGAAAAAGGTTTTGTTGAAAAGATAGAAGATTATACTAATCAAGTAGGATATTGCTATCGTTGTAAAAATGTGGTTGAACCATATATTTCTAAACAATGGTTTGTGAAAAATGAAATTGCTAAAGAAAGCATAGAAAAAGTAAATCTTGGCTATAGTAAGTTTTATCCTACACATTGGATCAATAGCTTTAATGCTTGGATGAGAGATTTAAAAGATTGGTGTATTTCAAGACAACTTTGGTGGGGTCATCAAATTCCTGTATATTATTGTGAATGCTCTCATGAATGGGCAAGCAAAGAAACTCCAAGTCAGTGTCCAAAATGTCAAAGCACTAATTTCAAACAAGATCCTGATGTTTTAGATACTTGGTTTTCTTCGGGTCTTTGGGCTATGAGTACTTTAGGTTGGGGTAATAAAGACTGGGGCAAAAACACACTTTGGTATGAAGATGATTTAAAAGATTTTTATCCAAATTCTTTATTAATCACTGGATTTGATATCTTATTTTTCTGGGTTGCTAGAATGATGTTTCAAAGCACTAATGTCTTAGGTGAGCTTCCTTTTAAAGATATATATTTACATGCTTTAATTAAAGATGAGCAAGGTAGAAAAATGAGTAAATCTTTAGGTAATGTAATTGATCCTGTGCAAAGCGTGGATGAATACAGTGCTGATATCTTGCGTTTTACTCTTGCTCTTTTAGCTATCCAAGGTAGAGATATAAAATTAAGCAATGATAAACTCATACAAGTTAGAAATTTTACCAACAAACTTTACAATGCAAGCAAATTTTTACTTTTAAATGAAGAAAAATTTGAAGATTTAGATAAAAATAAAATTCAAACTAATTTAGCAAAATACATGCTATCTCGTTTTGAAGTATGCGTAAAAGAAACAAGAGAAAATTTAGACAATTACCGCTTTAATGATGCAGCAAATACTTTGTATAGATTTTTTTGGGATGAATTTTGTGATTGGGGGATCGAGCTTAGTAAGGCTGAAAAATCAAGTATAAAAGAACTTGGAAGTATTTTTAAAGAAGCATTAAAACTTTTAAATCCTTTCATGCCATTTATTAGTGAATACTTATACCATGAGTTAAGTAAAACTTCTATTCAAACTCATGAATCTATAATGATTTCAAAATATCCTAAATTTAATTCTAGAGATGAAAAAATAGAAAAATTATTTAATATCGTTATAGAAAGTATAGTAAGTTTACGCCGTGCAAAAACCTTAGTAGAACTTGCAAATACAAAAATTCAAAAAGCTTGTATAAAATTAAACGATGAGAGTTTAACGGCTGAGTTAAAAAATTACACTAATTTCATCTCAACACTTGCAAAATGCGAAAACATCGAGTTTATTAACACAAATTTAGAAAAATCTATTAGAGATGTAAGTGAAAATTTAGAAGTATTTATACCAACTCAAGATCTTGATTTAAGTGGTGTTTTAAATAGACTTAATAATCAAAAAATAAAACTTGAAAAAGAATTTAGCAAGCTAGATGCTATGATGAAAAATGAAAAATTTATCTCTAATGCACCTGTTGCAGTCGTTGAACAAAATAAAACTCAACTTGAAGGCATTAAAACTCAGCTTGAAAAAATCAATGATGAAATTTCTAATTTAGAAGGCAAATAA